One Natronobacterium texcoconense DNA window includes the following coding sequences:
- the kdgK1 gene encoding bifunctional 2-dehydro-3-deoxygluconokinase/2-dehydro-3-deoxygalactonokinase, giving the protein MSGDDLVAFGETMLRLSPPGNERIESADEFEVCAGGAESNVAIAAQRLGTSATWMSKVPETPLGRRAVGELRQHGIETDVVWSHRGRQGTYYLERAGEPRGTNVIYDRENTAVSTAKARQLDLERIKSASMFFTTGITPALSSTLRDTTASLIKAAQTGGTTTAVDFNYRNKLWSPEEAAETMTHLFPGIDLLVIAARDARTVLGIEGDPRQLAHRLGSEYDFETVVVTRGAEGAVGWHDSVVHEQPAFETDTVSKIGTGDAFTGAFIARRLDGDDVPTALEYAAAAAALKRTIPGDIALITEEEVEAVVRDGGEALSR; this is encoded by the coding sequence GTGAGCGGGGACGACCTCGTCGCCTTCGGCGAGACGATGCTTCGTCTCTCCCCGCCAGGAAACGAACGGATCGAGTCCGCCGACGAGTTCGAGGTGTGTGCCGGCGGTGCAGAGAGCAACGTCGCGATCGCGGCCCAGCGACTGGGAACGTCGGCAACCTGGATGTCGAAGGTCCCGGAGACGCCGCTTGGCCGGCGAGCGGTCGGCGAACTCCGCCAGCACGGTATCGAGACCGACGTCGTCTGGAGCCACCGCGGGCGCCAGGGAACCTACTACCTCGAGCGGGCCGGCGAACCTCGCGGGACGAACGTCATCTACGACCGGGAGAACACCGCCGTCTCGACCGCGAAGGCCCGTCAACTGGATCTCGAGCGGATCAAATCGGCGTCGATGTTCTTCACGACGGGGATCACGCCCGCGCTCTCGTCGACGCTGCGGGACACGACCGCGAGCCTGATCAAGGCGGCACAGACGGGCGGGACGACGACCGCTGTCGACTTCAACTACCGAAACAAGCTCTGGTCGCCCGAGGAGGCAGCGGAGACGATGACCCACCTGTTTCCCGGAATCGACCTGCTCGTGATCGCTGCACGGGACGCCCGTACGGTGCTCGGCATCGAGGGTGATCCGCGACAGCTCGCACACAGGCTCGGCTCCGAGTACGACTTCGAGACCGTCGTCGTCACCCGCGGCGCCGAAGGCGCGGTCGGCTGGCACGACAGCGTCGTCCACGAACAGCCGGCTTTCGAGACCGACACCGTCTCGAAGATCGGCACCGGCGACGCCTTCACCGGCGCGTTCATCGCTCGTCGACTCGACGGCGACGACGTTCCGACCGCACTCGAGTACGCTGCGGCGGCTGCGGCACTGAAGCGAACGATCCCGGGCGATATCGCCCTCATCACGGAAGAAGAGGTCGAAGCGGTCGTCCGCGACGGTGGCGAGGCGCTGTCGCGATAA
- the rtcA gene encoding RNA 3'-terminal phosphate cyclase, with protein MTPTYELDGNEAGGQFVRTALALSVLENEPIRIENVRGDRPDPGLAHQHLAVLETMVELADADATGVELGAETIEFDPGLDNGLEGGQYAVDIGTAGSVTLLFDAVLPLATVLESPLELTVTGGTDVKWSPPLDYVRHVKLPLLRQFGLVADCKLERRGFYPDGGGKATLHLEPSAIEPIELVARGDPKTVRLYSTESESLADRDVAHRQAEGALERLEWDGDLERQETTADSPSPGSAVVICVDYALEGSKPMGIAGFSSLGERGKPAERVGEDAADAANRFLEGTAPVDRHMADQLLVYLAIAGGQVRIPAVTDHVESSLELFEEMSVVTELERDVSDEETAVVTVDSKSTIQ; from the coding sequence GTGACGCCGACGTACGAACTCGACGGAAACGAGGCCGGCGGCCAGTTCGTCCGGACCGCACTCGCACTGTCGGTCCTCGAGAACGAGCCGATCCGTATCGAGAACGTCCGCGGCGACCGGCCGGATCCCGGCCTCGCCCACCAGCACCTCGCGGTTCTCGAGACGATGGTCGAACTCGCCGACGCCGACGCGACGGGTGTCGAACTCGGCGCGGAGACGATCGAGTTCGATCCGGGACTAGACAACGGACTCGAGGGAGGCCAGTACGCCGTCGACATCGGGACCGCGGGCAGCGTGACGCTGCTGTTCGACGCCGTGTTACCGCTCGCGACCGTCCTCGAGTCGCCGCTCGAACTCACCGTTACCGGCGGGACGGACGTGAAGTGGTCGCCGCCGCTGGATTACGTCCGGCACGTGAAACTCCCCTTGCTCCGGCAGTTCGGGCTCGTCGCCGACTGTAAACTCGAGCGTCGTGGCTTCTACCCCGACGGTGGCGGCAAAGCGACGCTCCACCTCGAGCCCTCGGCGATCGAACCCATCGAACTCGTAGCGCGCGGCGATCCCAAAACGGTGCGGCTCTACTCGACTGAATCCGAATCACTCGCCGACCGGGACGTCGCTCACCGACAGGCCGAGGGCGCACTCGAGCGCCTCGAGTGGGACGGCGACCTCGAGCGCCAGGAGACAACGGCGGACAGCCCCTCGCCGGGATCGGCGGTCGTGATCTGCGTCGATTACGCACTCGAGGGCTCGAAACCGATGGGAATCGCGGGCTTCAGTTCGCTCGGCGAGCGCGGAAAGCCGGCCGAGCGCGTCGGCGAGGACGCCGCCGACGCCGCGAACCGATTTCTCGAGGGGACGGCACCCGTCGATCGACATATGGCCGACCAGTTGCTCGTCTACCTCGCGATCGCTGGCGGCCAGGTTCGAATTCCGGCCGTGACCGACCACGTCGAGAGCAGTCTCGAGTTGTTCGAGGAGATGAGTGTGGTGACGGAACTCGAGCGCGACGTCAGCGACGAGGAGACTGCAGTCGTGACGGTCGACTCGAAGTCGACGATCCAATAG
- a CDS encoding putative sodium/potassium/calcium exchanger, protein MSRGITLLVTLLVVTSVVGMTATAGATTASASTVESSGEAYAGAHVDFEVDGDAIADYRVGGEQTFSSVAVQSQSEADVGAGLGADVALEAMTNLEGAELSLAAETETSAQVQAESGATMSAHDNQRGALVVEAGGESQYVEAELAAGTEAESEGDGAVRVETDGQTGTFLVVGDGDVTVNEEGDVVADLEGDATLAYRSYGDGERDDSAEYEESLIASGQAAAEVHVEDRTEETASSAVTYGEETSAEVAAEAENQVEVTVERTVSEGTVAITTVSEETVGNLEDLAVTVDGEAAVEASSESELEGAIDGDESRYMVSQNAQAQGEATVYIAFNHFSERTATIESSDDTDENGASDDETDGADDGTDEGETDDAADETDEDTETTDAEDEPADELDSALDSVPGFGAIAALAALLIGIGIRVRH, encoded by the coding sequence ATGAGTCGTGGAATCACACTACTTGTTACGTTACTGGTGGTTACGAGCGTCGTCGGAATGACGGCGACTGCCGGTGCAACGACGGCATCGGCGAGTACGGTCGAATCGAGTGGCGAAGCCTACGCGGGCGCACACGTCGACTTCGAGGTCGATGGTGACGCTATCGCGGACTACCGCGTCGGGGGCGAGCAGACGTTCTCGTCGGTCGCGGTCCAGTCCCAGAGCGAGGCTGACGTCGGTGCCGGCCTCGGTGCCGACGTCGCGCTCGAGGCGATGACGAACCTCGAGGGAGCAGAACTGTCGCTTGCAGCCGAGACAGAGACGAGCGCCCAGGTGCAGGCGGAAAGCGGTGCGACGATGTCGGCCCACGACAACCAGCGTGGAGCGCTCGTCGTCGAGGCTGGCGGCGAGTCCCAGTACGTCGAAGCCGAACTCGCTGCGGGTACCGAAGCCGAAAGCGAGGGTGACGGCGCGGTCCGTGTCGAAACCGACGGCCAGACCGGGACCTTCCTCGTCGTCGGCGACGGCGACGTGACCGTCAACGAGGAGGGTGACGTCGTGGCCGACCTCGAGGGCGACGCGACCCTCGCGTACCGCTCCTACGGGGACGGCGAGCGCGACGACAGCGCCGAGTACGAGGAGTCACTGATCGCCAGCGGTCAGGCGGCCGCCGAGGTCCACGTCGAGGACCGAACCGAGGAGACGGCCTCGAGCGCGGTCACCTACGGCGAGGAGACGAGCGCCGAGGTCGCTGCGGAAGCCGAAAACCAGGTCGAGGTCACTGTCGAGCGCACCGTCAGCGAAGGAACGGTCGCGATCACGACCGTTTCCGAGGAAACCGTCGGGAACCTCGAGGACCTCGCGGTGACAGTCGACGGCGAGGCGGCCGTCGAAGCTTCGTCCGAGAGCGAACTCGAGGGTGCGATCGACGGCGACGAGTCGCGCTACATGGTCTCCCAGAACGCCCAGGCACAGGGTGAGGCGACGGTGTACATCGCGTTCAACCACTTCTCCGAGCGCACGGCGACCATCGAAAGTAGCGACGATACCGATGAGAACGGCGCGTCCGACGACGAAACCGACGGTGCCGACGACGGCACGGACGAAGGAGAGACGGACGACGCGGCGGACGAAACTGACGAAGACACAGAAACGACGGACGCCGAAGACGAGCCCGCCGACGAACTCGATAGCGCGCTCGATAGCGTCCCCGGGTTCGGCGCAATTGCCGCCCTCGCTGCCCTACTAATCGGTATCGGCATCCGCGTCCGGCACTGA
- a CDS encoding GNAT family N-acetyltransferase, with product MTRVVREATTDDVWAIHKTARESWHAAYDDALGPETVDEIVDDWYALGDLESAIDDASERDDAQFLVATADDESRVDGACDGFAHVVPWPEDGDVAYLVRLYVRPDRWGEGIGTALLERLEADLEDAFDRVRLAVLATNDVGISFYESTGFDRMGARKTDLPGGLEEYVYEKLL from the coding sequence GTGACCCGAGTCGTGCGGGAGGCGACGACCGACGATGTCTGGGCGATCCACAAGACGGCACGCGAGAGCTGGCATGCCGCCTACGACGACGCACTCGGGCCGGAGACGGTCGACGAGATCGTCGACGACTGGTACGCGCTCGGCGACCTCGAGTCCGCCATCGACGACGCAAGCGAGCGCGACGACGCACAGTTTCTCGTGGCGACCGCAGACGACGAGAGTCGCGTCGACGGTGCCTGTGACGGTTTCGCTCACGTCGTCCCCTGGCCCGAAGACGGTGACGTCGCCTATCTGGTACGGCTCTACGTCCGTCCCGACCGCTGGGGCGAGGGGATCGGAACCGCGTTGCTCGAGCGTCTCGAGGCCGACCTCGAGGATGCGTTCGATCGGGTTCGACTGGCCGTGCTCGCGACCAACGACGTCGGAATCTCCTTCTACGAGTCGACGGGGTTCGACCGCATGGGGGCGCGGAAGACGGATCTACCCGGCGGACTCGAGGAGTACGTCTACGAGAAGCTGTTGTAA
- a CDS encoding DUF7351 domain-containing protein, whose protein sequence is MDREQSDSGGLAPADAFSLLGHDLRVDILRGLLELSRTRAEYPASFSTLRERVGADVSSQFNYHLDELTGHFVRRTDDGYELRYAGWEVATSILAGTYNRRAAFGPTEIDGRCPHCTESSLAATYREEWLTVECPTCNERLVRYPFPPGGLESRSLSEVLEAFDRHVRSHVALARDGICPGCTGPVTVQTATDADLEGERIAIFVCQRCGNRLRPHLGLALVADEHVVQFARSHGRSLSKTRFWELEWCVSDAAASVSTDPWRCTVPIPIADETLVLTVDDELVVRSTRIDDGEIER, encoded by the coding sequence ATGGACCGTGAGCAGTCGGATTCCGGCGGACTTGCACCTGCCGACGCGTTTTCCCTCCTCGGTCACGACTTGCGGGTCGACATTCTGCGGGGCCTGTTGGAACTGAGCCGAACGCGGGCGGAGTATCCCGCGTCGTTCTCGACGCTGCGCGAGCGCGTCGGTGCCGACGTCAGTTCGCAGTTCAACTATCACCTCGACGAACTCACGGGACACTTCGTCAGGCGAACCGACGACGGGTACGAACTCCGGTATGCAGGCTGGGAAGTTGCGACGTCGATTCTCGCGGGGACGTACAATCGTCGGGCCGCGTTCGGCCCAACCGAAATCGACGGTCGGTGTCCCCACTGCACCGAATCGTCGCTCGCTGCGACGTATCGCGAGGAGTGGCTCACCGTCGAGTGTCCCACCTGCAACGAACGACTCGTCCGGTACCCGTTTCCGCCGGGCGGACTCGAGTCGCGATCGCTTTCGGAGGTTCTCGAGGCGTTCGACCGACACGTCCGATCCCACGTGGCGCTCGCCCGGGACGGGATCTGTCCGGGTTGTACCGGCCCCGTCACGGTGCAGACCGCGACCGACGCCGACCTCGAGGGAGAGAGGATCGCGATCTTCGTCTGTCAGCGGTGTGGCAACCGGCTTCGTCCACACCTGGGACTGGCGCTCGTGGCGGACGAACACGTCGTACAGTTCGCCCGCAGTCACGGACGGTCGCTCTCGAAGACGCGGTTCTGGGAACTCGAGTGGTGCGTCTCCGACGCGGCCGCGTCAGTGTCGACCGATCCGTGGCGGTGTACGGTCCCCATTCCGATAGCGGACGAGACGTTGGTGCTGACGGTCGACGACGAACTGGTCGTTCGGTCTACGCGCATCGACGACGGCGAAATCGAACGGTAG